AGCTCTCCGTCAAAAGAAATGGCCTGGATCGGTGAAATGCTGGTAGAAGGACTAGCAGGTGCCATTGAACGCTCAGGCGGCGATGCGGTCAGAGCCAGTGAGGGCTTGGCAGAAGACATCAACGATGTGATGGGTCAGCTCGGAAAAGATATGAGCGTGGCACTGCCGACAGATTTTCAGGTTCAGGCGGAATCGGCGGTAAGCGGTGCTTTGAGAGGAGTTGCTCCGATAGGCTCTTTTCCACAGATC
The Candidatus Cloacimonadota bacterium genome window above contains:
- a CDS encoding phage tail protein, translating into SSPSKEMAWIGEMLVEGLAGAIERSGGDAVRASEGLAEDINDVMGQLGKDMSVALPTDFQVQAESAVSGALRGVAPIGSFPQITIEQMFVRSEDDIRKVSQELYNLIEAGSRAQGRFSPA